The genome window CTGCCGGAACCGCCAGCAGCCGACCCCCCCCTGGGGTTCTTCTCCTCGCTGCTGGTCATCGGCCAATACCGGAGAAGCTTTATCGTCTGCCAGGATGGGGATGATCTGGTTCTGATCGATCAGCATGCCGCGCACGAGCGGATCGGCTTCGAGCGCCTGCGCGCCGAATACCGGAAAGACCGGATTGAACGTCAGGCTCTGCTCTTCCCGGCGATGCTGGAATTCGAGTTCCGCGAGGCGGCGCAACTTAACGAACATCTCGGGGAACTGGAACGACTGGGTTTCGAACTCGAACCGTTCGGCGGCCGAACCTTTGCCTTGAAGGCGGTCCCCCGTCTTCTCGGCGATGCCCAGGCCGAACAGTTGGTGCGCGATGTGGCTGCCGAACTGGTGGTTCTCGGCAAGAGCGGCCTGGTCGAAGCGGCAGTCGACGAAATCCTCATTCTCATGGCCTGCCATGGCATGATACGCGCCAACCAATCGCTCACTGCTTCTGAGATCAATGCTCTGCTGCGCGACCTCGACCGGGTTGATTTCAGCGCCCACTGCCCGCATGGCCGGCCCGTTCTGAAGCGACTGCCACTTGCGGAGGTGGAGCGCATGTTCCGGAGAACGTGATGGCCCGGCCAGCGGCATCAGTCGGCAAACCCCAGCTGGTTGTAATCTGCGGACCCACGGCTGCAGGGAAAACGGCGCTGGCCCTGGAACTGGGGAAACGTTTCGACGTGGAAGTCATATCGGCGGATTCGCGGCAGATCTATCGCGGCATGGACATCGGAACCGCCAAACCGGCCCCGGATGAACTCTCCCGGCTGCAGCACCATCTGGTCGATGTCGTCGACCCGGCAGAACAATTTACGGTCGCCGATTTCGTCGAGCAGGGCCGCCGCCTGACCCTTGACATCCTCCAGCGGCGCCGGTTGCCCTTTGTGGTCGGTGGTACGGGACTCTACATTCGCGCCCTGACCGACGGTCTGGTGGCGGCACCCGCGGGGAATGAGGCTCTTCGCCAACAGTTGCACCAGTTCGAACAGGAACAGGGAGAGGGCGCGCTGTACCGCTTGCTGCAGGAACGCGACCCGGCCATGGCCGCCCGGATGCATCCTCGCAACCGGGTTCGGATCGTCCGGGCCTTGGAGGTCATGGAACTGACCGGCCAGCGTCTTTCAGCACTGCAGGCTGCACACGCCTTTGCCGATCGTCCCTTTGCTACCCTGAAAATCGGCCTGGCACCTGCTCGTGACGAGCTTATTCGGCGTATCGACCGGCGGGCCGAACTGATGCTGGAAGCCGGCCTGATCGAGGAGACACGCCATCTGCTGGCCAAGGGCTATTTGCCACGACTCAAGTCGCTGCAAACCATCGGCTACCGCGAGTGCATCCAGTACCTGCAGGGGGAAATCTCTCTTGACGAGACCCTGTCCCTGATCCAGCGCGCTACTCGCCATTATGCCAAACGGCAGCTCACCTGGTTCCGTAAAGACAAATCAATAATTTGGGTTGATTCCTGCCAAGAGTCTGTTAGAATCCTTGCGTTGATTGATCAATTTTATGCAGCCTAAAGGAGTGGACATGGCCAAGACCCCATTCAATATCCAGGATCAGTACCTCAACCAGGC of Desulfuromonadales bacterium contains these proteins:
- a CDS encoding DNA mismatch repair protein MutL, encoding LPEPPAADPPLGFFSSLLVIGQYRRSFIVCQDGDDLVLIDQHAAHERIGFERLRAEYRKDRIERQALLFPAMLEFEFREAAQLNEHLGELERLGFELEPFGGRTFALKAVPRLLGDAQAEQLVRDVAAELVVLGKSGLVEAAVDEILILMACHGMIRANQSLTASEINALLRDLDRVDFSAHCPHGRPVLKRLPLAEVERMFRRT
- the miaA gene encoding tRNA (adenosine(37)-N6)-dimethylallyltransferase MiaA translates to MARPAASVGKPQLVVICGPTAAGKTALALELGKRFDVEVISADSRQIYRGMDIGTAKPAPDELSRLQHHLVDVVDPAEQFTVADFVEQGRRLTLDILQRRRLPFVVGGTGLYIRALTDGLVAAPAGNEALRQQLHQFEQEQGEGALYRLLQERDPAMAARMHPRNRVRIVRALEVMELTGQRLSALQAAHAFADRPFATLKIGLAPARDELIRRIDRRAELMLEAGLIEETRHLLAKGYLPRLKSLQTIGYRECIQYLQGEISLDETLSLIQRATRHYAKRQLTWFRKDKSIIWVDSCQESVRILALIDQFYAA